In Oncorhynchus masou masou isolate Uvic2021 chromosome 10, UVic_Omas_1.1, whole genome shotgun sequence, a single genomic region encodes these proteins:
- the LOC135546968 gene encoding gap junction beta-2 protein-like has translation MSWVALYTQLGGVNKHSTSLGKIWLSVLFIFRITILVLAAESVWGDEQADFTCNTQQPGCKNVCYDHFFPVSHIRLWCLQLIFVSTPALLVAMHVAYRKSGDKRHIIAASRSGGDDKTRQVDLETLKRRRLSITGPLWWTYTCSLFFRLIFEAGFMYALYFVYDGFQMPRLVKCEQWPCPNKVDCFISRPTEKTIFTIFMVVSSAICMVLNVAELAYLIAKALMRCSTRISKSRTYAHPDHVAPDKSLLQNKKNQMLLSSVTDSSSNKTV, from the coding sequence ATGAGTTGGGTTGCTCTGTACACCCAGCTGGGCGGGGTGAACAAACACTCCACCAGCCTGGGGAAGatatggctgtctgtcctcttcaTCTTCCGTATCACCATCCTGGTACTGGCTGCAGAGAGCGTGTGGGGAGATGAGCAGGCTGACTTCACCTGCAACACCCAGCAGCCTGGCTGTAAGAACGTCTGCTACGACCACTTCTTCCCTGTGTCACACATCCGTCTCTGGTGCCTGCAGCTGATCTTCGTGTCCACACCGGCCCTGCTGGTGGCCATGCATGTGGCTTACAGGAAGAGTGGGGACAAGCGGCACATCATCGCGGCCTCACGAAGCGGTGGTGATGACAAGACCAGGCAGGTGGACCTGGAGACTCTAAAGAGGCGGCGTCTGTCCATCACTGGGCCTCTGTGGTGGACGTACACCTGCAGCCTGTTCTTCCGCCTCATCTTTGAGGCTGGCTTCATGTACGCACTCTACTTTGTCTACGACGGCTTCCAGATGCCTCGTCTGGTGAAGTGTGAGCAATGGCCCTGCCCCAACAAGGTGGACTGCTTCATTTCACGACCTACGGAGAAGACCATATTCACCATCTTCATGGTGGTCTCCTCTGCCATCTGCATGGTGCTCAATGTGGCCGAGCTGGCCTACCTCATCGCCAAGGCCCTGATGAGGTGCTCCACCAGGATTTCCAAGAGCCGTACCTATGCTCACCCTGATCATGTGGCCCCGGACAAGTCTCTACTACAGAATAAAAAGAATCAGATGCTGCTGTCGTCTGTTACCGATTCCTCCAGCAACAAGACTGTGTGA